A single window of Aspergillus puulaauensis MK2 DNA, chromosome 5, nearly complete sequence DNA harbors:
- a CDS encoding cytochrome P450 (COG:Q;~EggNog:ENOG410Q1HP;~InterPro:IPR001128,IPR002401,IPR036396;~PFAM:PF00067;~TransMembrane:1 (o20-43i);~go_function: GO:0005506 - iron ion binding [Evidence IEA];~go_function: GO:0016705 - oxidoreductase activity, acting on paired donors, with incorporation or reduction of molecular oxygen [Evidence IEA];~go_function: GO:0020037 - heme binding [Evidence IEA];~go_process: GO:0055114 - oxidation-reduction process [Evidence IEA]), which translates to MTLVMAVPHALSMSNFNDIQTLLVSALSFILIPGALIFCLQLLQPGPVIRGAKGPIIGRYLFGLDTKLGFLAGRSSFTFKALHDNYGKVVRFAPNQLSTNTIKSLRNIYGAGLGKSNTFLKTGFYKAISRRNIFTASDPYYHATVRKLFSPSLSPGCMAAHEGVIKGCIARFNALVKQRTEGRKAISLNDLYYCLSVDMVSEVLVGKSLGCIERGRPFFWTEQLPRIFYWATIRDQFQGSGVPTLIKWMLRQILRKGIRQRSEEARMRLIREQLKAKHTRRDIMVEVLERQETAQLPEEEVAENFSAIMLAGFHTTSHAICAAIWLVLSHPDVHARLTEELRTQFNSTDDISLEVLGKLPWMNAVITEALRIYPPVPLGGPRVSPGAYVDGVYVPAGVEIGISLYALHHNPEYFNDPARFNPERWIRADSTDKKEAVQPFLLGSRSCIAKYFAQQMLLLTLSSFFVQFDGQYVGRVKDWTTQSRCYAFWELPDLKVALQDRTT; encoded by the exons ATGACGCTCGTCATGGCTGTGCCGCATGCGCTCTCGATGAGCAACTTCAACGACATTCAGACCCTGCTGGTCTCAGCCCTGAGCTTTATTCTG ATTCCCGGTGCCCTCATATTCTGCCTGCAATTGCTgcagcctgggcctgttATTCGAGGCGCCAAGGGGCCAATTATTGGAAGATATCTATTCGGA CTCGACACAAAGCTAGGCTTCTTGGCTGGAAGGAGTTCGTTCACGTTCAAGGCCCTGCACGATAACTATG GAAAGGTTGTCCGCTTCGCGCCGAACCAATTgtccaccaacaccatcaagtcCTTGAGAAACATCTACGGCGCTGGTCTTGGAAAGAGCAACACCTTCCTCAAGACGGGTTTCTACAAGGCCATCTCGCGACGAAACATCTTCACTGCCTCCGATCCATACTACCATGCCACCGTTCGCAAGCTATTCAGCCCGTCACTCAGCCCGGGATGCATGGCTGCGCATGAGGGCGTGATCAAGGGCTGCATTGCCCGCTTCAACGCGCTGGTCAAGCAGAGGACCGAAGGCCGGAAGGCGATCAGCCTGAATGACCTCTACTACTGCCTTTCTGTGGATATGGTGTCCGAGGTGCTTGTAGGCAAATCACTCGGTTGTATTGAAAGAGGCCGGCCCTTTTTCTGGACAGAACAGCTCCCCCGTATCTTCTACTGGGCCACGATTCGCGACCAATTCCAGGGCTCTGGTGTTCCTACGCTTATCAAGTGGATGCTGCGCCAGATCCTGCGCAAGGGAATCCGCCAGAGAAGCGAGGAGGCCAGAATGCGCCTGATTCGAGA ACAATTGAAAGCAAAACACACCCGGCGCGACATCATGGTCGAGGTCCTGGAGAGACAAGAGACAGCGCAACtgcccgaggaagaagtcgcAGAGAACTTCTCTGCCATTATGCTTGCTGGCTTCCACACGACGTCTCACGCAATCTGCGCTGCGATCTGGCTCGTCCTTTCCCACCCCGACGTCCACGCAAGGCTCACCGAGGAACTGCGGACACAGTTCAATTCCACGGACGACATATCCCTGGAAGTGCTAGGGAAACTTCCGTGGATGAATGCCGTGATTACAGAGGCCCTCAGGATCTACCCCCCTGTTCCTCTCGGAGGACCCCGGGTCTCACCGGGGGCCTATGTCGATGGCGTCTATGTGCCCGCGGGT GTTGAAATCGGCATCTCGCTGTACGCCCTGCACCACAACCCGGAGTACTTCAACGACCCGGCCAGATTCAACCCCGAGCGATGGATCAGGGCTGACTCGACCGACAAGAAAGAGGCTGTTCAGCCTTTCCTGCTTGGTAGCCGCTCGTGCATTGCCAAATA CTTCGCGCAACAAATGCTCCTCCTCACGCTgtcttccttcttcgtccAATTCGACGGCCAGTATGTAGGCAGAGTCAAAGACTGGACGACACAGTCTCGCTGCTACGCCTTTTGGGAACTGCCAGACCTCAAGGTCGCCCTGCAGGACCGCACAACCTGA
- a CDS encoding elongation of very long chain fatty acids protein (COG:I;~EggNog:ENOG410PGGA;~InterPro:IPR030457,IPR002076;~PFAM:PF01151;~TransMembrane:5 (o44-65i77-96o177-196i208-232o252-273i);~go_component: GO:0016021 - integral component of membrane [Evidence IEA]), whose protein sequence is MAITLDRPFGVHLWPHFSKGFTALTGKSTSDFELVPGVTPMTTLQGTVASLLSYYVVVLGGRQLMKNRDAFKLQTPFIIHNFILTAISGVLLALFIEQILPTLFQDGVLVAICDARGGWTDELVLLYYLNYLTKYLELADTVFLVLKKKPLTFLHTYHHGATALLCYVELVGRTSVSWVPITLNLTVHVVMYWYYFQSARGIRIWWKRYITILQIAQFVIDIGFIYFASYTYFASTYFPWAPNAGNCMGEEYAAGCGVFIISSYLLLFISFYLTTYKTQAPRLYSQASRALGQKKEKGL, encoded by the exons ATGGCGATTACACTCGACCGTCCCTTTGGCGTCCATCTCTGGCCACACTTCAGCAAGGGCTTCACGGCTCTTACCGGCAAGTCGACGTCGGATTTCGAGCTCGTCCCTGGAGTGACGCCTATGACCACACTGCAGGGCACTGTAGCCTCGCTCCTGAGCTACTACGTCGTGGTCCTTGGAGGGCGACAACTCATGAAGAACAGGGATGCCTTCAAACTGCAGACCcccttcatcatccacaACTTCATCCTGACCGCAATCAGCGGCGTGCTCCTCGCGCTCTTCATCGAGCAGATCCTCCCAACGCTCTTCCAAGACGGAGTTCTTGTCGCGATTTGCGACGCACGAGGCGGCTGGACCGATGAACTCGTCCTCCTCTACTAC CTAAACTACCTAACAAAATACCTCGAACTGGCAGACACGGTGTTCCTCgttctgaagaagaaaccgCTTACATTCCTGCACACATACCACCACGGCGCAACAGCGCTGCTGTGCTACGTCGAGCTGGTCGGCCGCACGTCCGTCAGCTGGGTGCCCATCACGCTCAACCTGACCGTCCACGTCGTGATGTACTGGTACTACTTCCAGAGCGCGCGCGGGATCCGCATCTGGTGGAAGCGCTACATCACCATTCTGCAGATCGCGCAGTTTGTGATCGACATTG GATTCATCTACTTCGCGTCCTACACGTACTTCGCATCAACGTACTTCCCCTGGGCGCCAAACGCAGGAAACTGCATGGGCGAGGAGTACGCAGCCGGATGCGGCGTGTTCATTATCAGCTCGTACCTGCTGCTGTTTATCTCGTTCTACCTGACGACGTACAAGACGCAGGCGCCGAGGCTGTATAGTCAGGCCTCGAGGGCGCTGGggcagaagaaggagaagggtcTGTGA
- a CDS encoding uncharacterized protein (CAZy:GH31;~COG:G,M,O;~EggNog:ENOG410PJIC;~InterPro:IPR017853,IPR000322;~PFAM:PF01055;~go_function: GO:0004553 - hydrolase activity, hydrolyzing O-glycosyl compounds [Evidence IEA];~go_process: GO:0005975 - carbohydrate metabolic process [Evidence IEA]), which produces MAFVTSPAANPQAIISGPNYRFTILTDRLIRYEWAFDGCFEDRASTFAVNRHFPAPKFHTVETADNLEIISDHFHLSYDKKRFSPAGLVVHFNFRHTNWGAPWQYGISEELNLGGTARTLDLCNGRCDMGEGVVSKAGYAALDDSASMLFDGGFVAGRKPGDRVDGYLFCYGHDYKDAIKAFYSVSGKQPILPRYALGNWWSRYYAYHQDEYVRLMDRFRAHGIPMSVAVIDMDWHLVSDPCVPHAGWTGYTWNRKLFPDPEQFRHDLHQRRLKITLNDHPHNGIHSHEDSYEEMAKVLGHPTGEKQKRPILFEPSNPKFMKAYLDILHRNLEKTACDFWWIDWQQGPYSKVPGVDPLWLLNHFHYLDHARDGHSTAPLIFSRYAGPGSHRYPVGFSGDTVVTWDSLAFQAEFTATASNIGYGWWSHDIGGHIFGGRDDELVTRWVQQGVFSPIFRLHSSDSKWNSKEPWRYRREHETVMSDFMRLRHRLVPFLYTYNVIDSAENDEPLVQPMYWAYPDSNEAYSFPNQYIFGSKLLVAPIVEPRNKTTNLAAVKAWLPPGPRFMDIFTGQLYDADREITFHRRLEEYPVLACEGTIIPMDADPAPVNGCVNPDAFEFLIVIGNDAEATVVEDIGDDATPPPGHNELKTARKEHGLQRKSVIQFNQPTGRLIAERINRPSKFRFLSATSVSREELKVYCDGVDRTNDVTVTTTTTTTMQDATKAQIPSLVVDCSFSEGVDDEHCITIELGPNPRLSVIDPTGRLEALILDYQCEFETKDRLWKTVTNREKPVNAVIGTLMSLGYDDSTVDPVCELLLADGRLCFPFDRSSE; this is translated from the coding sequence ATGGCCTTTGTGACAAGCCCTGCCGCCAATCCCCAGGCCATCATTTCCGGCCCGAACTATCGCTTCACAATCCTCACCGACCGCTTGATTCGATACGAATGGGCTTTCGATGGCTGTTTCGAAGACCGGGCGTCCACTTTCGCCGTCAACCGCCATTTCCCAGCGCCAAAGTTCCACACTGTCGAAACCGCCGATAATCTCGAGATAATCTCCGACCATTTCCACCTGAGCTACGACAAGAAACGCTTCTCCCCCGCAGGGCTGGTCGTCCACTTCAATTTCAGGCACACCAACTGGGGCGCACCATGGCAGTATGGCATCTCCGAAGAACTCAACTTGGGCGGTACAGCTCGGACTCTGGATCTTTGCAACGGCCGCTGCGATATGGGCGAAGGTGTTGTTTCCAAAGCAGGCTATGCCGCCCTCGATGATTCCGCATCCATGCTCTTTGATGGCGGCTTCGTGGCCGGCCGCAAACCGGGTGACCGCGTAGACGGATACCTTTTCTGCTATGGCCATGACTATAAGGACGCGATCAAGGCCTTCTACTCTGTGTCCGGCAAACAACCGATACTGCCCCGATACGCCCTGGGGAATTGGTGGAGTCGGTACTATGCCTATCACCAGGATGAATATGTCCGCCTTATGGATAGATTCCGCGCACATGGCATTCCCATGTCAGTGGCAGTCATTGACATGGATTGGCACCTGGTCTCAGACCCTTGTGTGCCCCATGCTGGATGGACGGGGTATACTTGGAATAGGAAGCTATTCCCAGACCCAGAACAATTCCGGCATGACTTGCACCAAAGACGTCTCAAGATCACACTAAATGATCACCCTCATAATGGGATTCATTCCCACGAAGACTCATACGAGGAAATGGCCAAGGTCCTGGGCCATCCCACTGGggaaaaacagaaaagacCTATTCTATTTGAGCCGTCCAACCCCAAGTTCATGAAAGCATACCTCGATATATTACACCGGAATCTGGAGAAAACGGCCTGTGATTTTTGGTGGATTGACTGGCAGCAAGGCCCGTACTCGAAGGTTCCCGGTGTTGATCCCCTCTGGCTTCTGAACCACTTCCACTATCTTGACCATGCACGAGACGGCCACAGCACCGCCCCTCTTATCTTTTCTCGCTATGCGGGACCTGGCAGCCACCGATATCCTGTAGGATTCTCGGGCGATACAGTTGTTACTTGGGATTCTCTAGCCTTTCAGGCAGAATTCACCGCGACCGCCTCGAACATAGGCTACGGATGGTGGAGTCATGATATCGGCGGGCATAtctttggaggaagagacgaTGAACTCGTCACTCGCTGGGTTCAGCAAGGGGTCTTCTCGCCTATATTCCGTTTGCACTCATCAGACTCGAAGTGGAATTCTAAGGAACCATGGCGGTATCGCCGGGAACATGAGACGGTCATGTCCGACTTTATGAGATTGCGACATCGGCTGGTGCCGTTCTTATACACGTATAATGTTATCGACTCAGCCGAGAATGATGAACCTCTAGTCCAGCCAATGTACTGGGCTTACCCAGATTCTAACGAGGCATACTCATTTCCGAACCAGTATATCTTTGGATCAAAGCTCCTAGTTGCTCCCATTGTCGAGCCCCGGAATAAGACGACGAATCTTGCCGCAGTCAAGGCATGGCTGCCACCGGGTCCCCGATTCATGGATATATTTACAGGCCAGTTATATGATGCAGACCGCGAGATCACTTTTCACCGGCGGCTAGAGGAATACCCGGTATTGGCATGCGAAGGAACCATCATTCCAATGGATGCTGATCCAGCACCAGTAAATGGATGTGTGAATCCAGACGCGTTTGAGTTCCTTATTGTTATCGGCAATGACGCCGAAGCCACTGTTGTGGAAGATATTGGCGATGatgcaacaccaccaccgggcCATAACGAGCTGAAGACGGCACGTAAAGAGCACGGGCTCCAACGGAAATCCGTCATCCAGTTCAACCAGCCCACAGGAAGACTGATCGCCGAGAGAATTAACCGACCTTCCAAATTCCGTTTCTTGTCCGCTACATCTGTCTCTCGTGAAGAGTTGAAAGTCTACTGTGACGGGGTTGATCGGACAAACGATGTCACTGTGACTACCactactaccaccaccatgcAAGACGCCACCAAGGCTCAAATCCCCAGTCTGGTAGTTGACTGCTCATTCTCAGAAGGAGTCGATGATGAACACTGTATTACTATTGAACTTGGTCCCAATCCCCGGCTCAGCGTGATTGATCCGACCGGCCGCCTCGAGGCCCTGATACTCGACTATCAGTGTGAGTTCGAGACCAAAGACCGGTTGTGGAAGACCGTGACCAACCGTGAGAAACCTGTTAACGCAGTGATTGGGACCTTGATGTCGCTTGGATACGATGACTCTACTGTGGATCCTGTCTGTGAGCTGCTGTTGGCAGATGGGCGGTTATGTTTCCCATTTGATAGATCGTCTGAGTAG
- a CDS encoding uncharacterized protein (COG:S;~EggNog:ENOG410Q1VU;~InterPro:IPR021858), with protein MECSDLTFLNTTGASSLSGRAAKEMRAHITRTNFAKRRQRLTGRGPEKEPKVKRKQDKTNIPSDKMCDSVLTLIPAHLSPSQDTLDKLQELLFIEGRRNPYNPREALWFKLFTSEPVLVEATMAVAVRHWSPEYSWQSQADHHSYIAVNLLKERIASISTRPNAVLGAVITMVFGAALACDDIAWKIHIEGLVQIINDRESRDPLGLPSWLIDLIVQDSVNSIFGFPRAWHPKLIHALREYHDGKITKLSSICDNVMQLRWVINCHHQSPLDPISIAEVIEEPLAELHHQARALRSPDNVHIDAAARAVELVLHLLWPTKSPAHLTLLASELKGRRSHFPIRHCPYMDLTSYQLMVGAVAAEKGSDARAWFVDRVTRSVRWMQNRGWNEPLSLLEKRALDGDMGLMPQFRALWRELYDVAAIIDVQSLYQRIE; from the exons ATGGAATGCTCCGATTTGACCTTTCTGAACACGACTGGGGCGTCTAGTTTGTCTGGCCGGGCTGCGAAGGAGATGAGGGCGCATATCACCAGGACCAACTTTGCCAAAAGACGCCAGCGGCTGACAGGCAGGGGGCCCGAAAAAGAGCCAAAAGtcaaaagaaaacaagacaaaACAAACATACCCAGTGATAAAATGTGTGATAGTGTGTTGACTCTTATACCGGCCCATTTATCTCCGTCACAGGATACCC TCgacaagctgcaggagcTACTATTCATCGAAGGAAGACGCAATCCCTACAACCCTCGTGAAGCACTCTGGTTTAAACTCTTTACGTCGGAACCGGTGTTGGTCGAGGCCACAATGGCCGTTGCTGTACGGCACTGGTCGCCGGAATACTCCTGGCAGTCACAGGCCGATCATCACTCCTATATAGCTGTGAACCTCCTCAAAGAGCGCATTGCATCGATATCAACTCGTCCAAATGCTGTTCTTGGCGCAGTCATCACGATGGTGTTTGGCGCAGCTTTGGCGTGCGATGATATTGCCTGGAAGATCCATATAGAAGGGCTCGTACAGATCATCAATGATCGGGAGTCGAGAGACCCACTGGGCCTGCCATCATGGCTTATAGATCTTATCGTACA GGACTCGGTAAACAGCATCTTTGGCTTCCCGCGAGCGTGGCATCCAAAGCTCATCCACGCACTGCGAGAATACCACGATGGCAAAATCACCAAACTGTCCTCCATCTGCGATAACGTGATGCAGTTACGGTGGGTAATCAACTGCCATCACCAGAGTCCACTAGACCCAATCTCCATCGCCGAAGTCATCGAAGAGCCGCTAGCCGAGCTACACCATCAAGCCCGCGCCCTTCGAAGCCCAGACAATGTCCACATCGACGCCGCCGCACGGGCAGTCGAACTTGTACTACACCTCCTCTGGCCAACCAAGTCGCCGGCTCATCTGACACTCCTCGCCAGCGAGCTGAAAGGTAGAAGATCCCACTTTCCGATCAGACATTGCCCGTACATGGACTTGACCTCGTACCAACTTATGGTCGGGGCAGTTGCCGCTGAGAAGGGGTCAGATGCACGAGCGTGGTTTGTAGATAGGGTGACGAGATCGGTAAGATGGATGCAGAATCGTGGATGGAATGAGCCGTTGAGtctgttggagaagagagCCCTGGATGGTGATATGGGTCTTATGCCACAGTTCAGGGCGTTATGGAGGGAGTTGTATGACGTGGCGGCCATTATTGATGTGCAGTCTCTTTACCAAAGGATTGAGTGA
- a CDS encoding Diacylglycerol acyltransferase family (CAZy:GT1;~COG:S;~EggNog:ENOG410PNIB;~InterPro:IPR002213,IPR007130;~PFAM:PF03982;~TransMembrane:2 (i530-549o555-574i);~go_function: GO:0008194 - UDP-glycosyltransferase activity [Evidence IEA];~go_function: GO:0016747 - transferase activity, transferring acyl groups other than amino-acyl groups [Evidence IEA]): MATSVLFLANSEHGQTNIVLAIMHELLVRGDVDVHLASFPVLEKRLNKLLRDNEQSYDAKYKQRVHFHPVRGPSNTEIFIRTGKRGAHHPPGYTGSVMGFKSLCEDIWGWTEDEYVDIYESCVEVINEVKPSLCAIDFFFLQGRDAAYNTGQTAVLLNTTSLSHIVLGLQKNGAWAWKYPMPGTGFPYPLPLHLIPLNTMAVMKTAKMYHGSGRRREIRDWRIKHKIHGRFPFADAWMPNRLHLSPALKELDWPFDVPDNVVACGPILLPCAPVKTQDEEMFTWLHKAPTVLINLGTLYAPNPAVVLEMAAGVKSFLDSPSGQGIQVLWKLPKHPHDQDEIYSQSTTPLQKELDSDQVRILSWFEVEPLAMLETGQIVCSVHHGGANSWYEAIQNGVPHVVLPAWQDCYENAARAEWLGIGVYGNKTRAPDISGNEMSKALIKVLGNRESYLKKAAELQKLCQKKEGRIQAAERIADLAARPDKSMIAVPEPKEDDPRIARIENGSGATLETITSKSATTKTTKSIFRRIAEILAVAFISNSWLILPIAGYSLLLVPHIRILALLYIIHIKFLSNAHKTTSRSRSKWFRSSALWQLHASYFPIKLYRSTPLSPRKKYIFGGHPHGIACHGLVGAFSANPAGFDELFPGIKNTMLVKDAMFTTPLLREYLFYRGQSGVSRDSCIQHLTRGGYDLRGMGKAITISVGGSREYRIARPGTMGIVIKIRKGFIRLAVETGADLVPVLVFGENDLFAPMDIDSFSVKGLIAWAWEKAVGHKVAFSLGRFSLFCPFRRPLNVVVGRPIEVKQQRFDIQDEYVEELQGRYVDELKAIWANWRDTFEADASVKFEIVE, encoded by the exons ATGGCGACCAGCGTGCTCTTCCTCGCTAACAGCGAGCATGGCCAGACCAACATTGTCCTCGCAATCATGCACGAGCTCCTCGTGCGCGGCGACGTAGACGTGCATCTCGCCTCGTTCCCCGTCCTCGAGAAGCGCCTGAACAAGCTCCTCCGGGACAACGAGCAGAGCTACGACGCGAAGTACAAGCAGCGCGTGCACTTCCACCCCGTGCGCGGGCCGTCAAATACTGAGATCTTTATCCGCACGGGGAAGCGCGGTGCGCACCATCCTCCGGGCTATACGGGCTCTGTCATGGGCTTCAAGTCGCTGTGCGAGGATATCTGGGGGTGGACAGAGGATGAGTATGTGGATATCTACGAGAGTTGCGTTGAGGTTATCAATGAGGTGAAACCGTCGCTTTGCGCgattgatttctttttcctgcaGGGGCGCGATGCGGCGTATAACACGGGGCAGACGGCTGTCTTGTTGAATACTACTTCGCTCAGCCATATCGTGCTGGGGCTGCAGAAGAACGGCGCATGGGCGTGGAAGTACCCAAT GCCTGGGACTGGATTCCCATACCCCCTTCCACTGCATCTCATccccctcaacaccatggccgtcATGAAGACCGCCAAAATGTACCACGGCAGCGGCAGACGGCGCGAGATCAGAGACTGGCGCATCAAGCATAAAATCCACGGGCGCTTTCCCTTCGCCGACGCCTGGATGCCCAATCGCCTGCATCTCTCGCCTGCGCTGAAAGAGCTGGACTGGCCGTTCGACGTCCCGGACAATGTCGTCGCGTGCGGCCCAATTCTGCTCCCTTGTGCCCCGGTCAAGACccaggacgaggagatgTTCACATGGCTGCATAAGGCGCCGACGGTCTTGATTAACTTGGGGACGCTTTATGCTCCGAACCCGGCTGTTGTGCTGGAAATGGCTGCTGGTGTCAAGTCTTTCCTGGACTCTCCCTCTGGTCAGGGGATCCAGGTGCTTTGGAAACTGCCGAAGCATCCTCATGACCAGGATGAGATCTATAGTCAGTCGACCACGCCACTGcagaaggagctggataGTGACCAGGTTCGCATCCTGTCGTGGTTTGAGGTCGAGCCAttggcgatgctggagacCGGTCAAATCGTGTGCTCTGTTCACCACGGAGGCGCGAACTCGTGGTACGAGGCTATACA AAATGGAGTTCCCCATGTTGTGCTCCCCGCATGGCAGGATTGCTACGAGAATGCTGCCCGCGCCGAGTGGCTGGGCATTGGCGTCTACGGCAACAAGACCAGGGCGCCTGATATCAGCGGAAACGAGATGAGCAAGGCGCTGATCAAGGTTCTCGGTAACAGGGAGTCCTACCTGAAAAAGGCAGCAGAGCTGCAGAAGCTGtgccagaagaaggagggccGTATCCAGGCCGCCGAGAGGATTGCAGATCTCGCAGCTCGGCCGGACAAGAGCATGATTGCTGTTCCTGAGCCCAAGGAGGATGATCCCAGGATTGCCAGGATTGAGAATGGCTCCGGGGCGACCCTGGAGACTATCACGTCGAAGAGTGCAACTACCAAGACTACCAA GTCCATTTTCCGCCGAATCGCTGAAATCCTGGCAGTCGCCTTCATCTCAAACAGCTGGCTCATCCTGCCCATCGCAGGGTACTCCCTGCTGCTCGTCCCGCATATCAgaatcctcgccctcctctacATCATCCACATCAAGTTCCTCTCTAACGCACACAAAACCACCTCGCGCTCACGCAGTAAATGGTTCCGCTCCTCTGCCCTCTGGCAGCTGCACGCCTCGTACTTCCCTATTAAACTCTACCGCTCTACCCCCCTCTCCCCCCGCAAGAAATACATCTTCGGAGGACACCCCCACGGCATCGCCTGCCacggcctcgtcggcgccTTCTCCGCTAACCCTGCCGGCTTCGACGAACTCTTCCCCGGTATCAAGAATACCATGCTCGTCAAGGACGCTATGTTCACCACCCCGCTGTTAAGAGAGTACCTATTCTACCGCGGCCAGAGCGGCGTCAGCCGCGACTCCTGTATCCAGCATCTCACGCGGGGCGGGTACGATCTGCGCGGGATGGGCAAGGCAATCACCATCAGCGTCGGCGGGAGTCGAGAATACCGCATTGCGAGGCCCGGCACGATGGGCATCGTGATTAAAATCCGCAAGGGGTTTATTCGGCTTGCGGTTGAGACTGGGGCGGATCTGGTTCCGGTGCTTGTCTTTGGGGAGAATGATCTCTTTGCGCCAATGGATATTGACTCTTTCTCGGTTAAGGGGTTGATTGCCTGGGCATGGGAGAAGGCTGTTGGGCATAAGGTTGCGTTTTCTCTGGGGAGGTTTAGTCTCTTTTGTCCGTTTAGGAGGCCGTTGAATGTCGTTGTGGGTAGGCCGATTGAGGTTAAGCAGCAGCGGTTTGATATTCAGGATGAGTatgtggaggagctgcaggggCGGTATGTTGATGAGTTGAAGGCGATTTGGGCGAACTGGAGGGATACTTTTGAAGCTGATGCGTCGGTGAAGTTTGAGATTGTTGAGTAG
- a CDS encoding zinc-dependent alcohol dehydrogenase family protein (COG:Q;~EggNog:ENOG410PMJY;~InterPro:IPR013154,IPR013149,IPR036291,IPR011032, IPR020843;~PFAM:PF00107,PF08240,PF13602;~go_function: GO:0016491 - oxidoreductase activity [Evidence IEA];~go_process: GO:0055114 - oxidation-reduction process [Evidence IEA]), with product MARQWILTGQEGFETSLEYQQGLTIPSPQDLGPKDVLVKLHAASLNYRELVIAGPKGINGPITPPRVPGCDGAGTVEAVGSSVHEFQKGDHVVTHVASPFNSTHGDDALPGIEAAVECLGQGSDGTLRSWAVFPEAGLVRAPKSIGWLAAATLPCTWITAWNALFGLKGREVGPGSWVLVQGTGGVSIAALQIAVAAGAKVVATTSSEEKAVRLRALGAAGVVNYRTNAEGWGKEARGLTPDGRGFDFVVDVAGNETFPHSLAAIRVDGIILVVGHVGDGAAEVVPLFAAFMHTCIVRAILAGTRNQAKEMVRWIDEKGIVPVVDDVVFELSEAKDAYRRLKEKKHFSKVVIRIDH from the exons atgGCCAGACAATGGATCTTAACGGGACAAGAAGGCTTCGAGACCTCACTCGAATACCAACAAGGTCTCACCATCCCGTCACCCCAAGACCTCGGCCCGAAAGACGTGCTCGTCAAGCTCCACGCCGCCAGCCTCAACTACCGAGAACTGGTAATTGCCGGACCGAAG GGCATAAACGGCCCCATCACCCCGCCCCGAGTTccaggctgcgacggcgCTGGCACAGTGGAAGCCGTGGGCAGCTCAGTCCACGAGTTTCAGAAAGGCGACCACGTGGTGACACACGTAGCGTCCCCATTCAACTCCACGCACGGCGACGACGCACTCCCTGGGATTGAAGCTGCCGTTGAATGTCTGGGCCAGGGCTCCGACGGGACCCTGCGGTCTTGGGCCGTGTTCCCTGAAGCGGGTCTTGTGCGGGCGCCCAAGTCGATTGGGTGGTTAGCTGCGGCCACGCTGCCTTGTACGTGGATTACGGCGTGGAATGCGCTCTTTGGACTCAAGGGGAGGGAAGTCGGTCCGGGGTCTTGGGTGCTTGTTCAGGGGACTGGTGGTGTGAGTATTGCCGCGTTGCAGATtgccgttgctgctggggcgaAGGTCGTTGCGACGACGTCGAGTGAGGAGAAGGCGGTGCGGCTTAGAGCGCTTGGTGCGGCTGGTGTAGTGAATTACCGGACCAACGCGGAGGGATGGGGGAAGGAAGCGAGAGGGCTGACTCCGGATGGAAGAGGGTTTGATTTCGTCGTCGACGTCGCTGGCAATGAGACGTTTCCGCACTCTTTGGCTGCTATCAGGGTGGATGGGATCATCCTTGTGGTAGGGCATGTTGGGGATGGCGCTGCCGAGGTGGTGCCTCTGTTTGCTGCTTTTATGCACACCTGCATCGTGCGTGCTATACTGGCTGGTACTCGGAACCAGGCCAAGGAGATGGTGCGCTGGATTGACGAGAAGGGGATTGTGCCGGTGGTGGACGATGTGGTCTTCGAGCTTTCAGAGGCAAAGGATGCGTATAGgcggttgaaggagaagaagcatTTTTCAAAGGTTGTTATTCGTATTGACCATTAG